In the genome of Gemmatimonadales bacterium, the window CTGGTGCCGGAGGGCATCGAGGGACGGGTGCCGTACAAGGGCCCGGTGGCCGACGTGGTCTTCCAGCTGGTGGGCGGGCTGAGGAGCGGGATGGGTTACTGCGGCGTGGCCACGATCCGCGACCTGCAGACCCGGACCGAGCTGGTGCGGATCACGTCCGCCGGACTGCGGGAGTCGCACCCGCACGACGTCTCCATCACGCGCGAGGCGCCGAACTACAGCCCGTGAGCCACGGCGGCCGCTCCCGCGAGCCCGCTCGCGGGACACCGCGCTTGACACCGCCGGCCGCTCTCCAGTAGTCTAGCGCGCTTCCACCCCGGTGCGGGCACGCTCGCGTCCCGCTACCAGCCCTGCAGCCAAAGGTCGCTCCGATGAACCTGTGGGCCACCAAGTCCATCACCGCGCTGCGCGCCGAGGCCGACGCGGTCGGCGAGCGCACCCTCAAGCGCGCGCTCGGTCCGCTGAACCTGATCACTCTCGGCATCGGGGCCATCATCGGCGCGGGCATCTTCGTGCTGACCGGCCAGGCGGCGGCGCTGTACGCCGGGCCGGCGGTGCCGATCTCGATGATCCTCGTGGGCATCGCCTGCGCCTTCGCGGGACTCTGCTATGCCGAGATGGCGAGTGCGGTTCCCGTCGCCGGCAGCGCGTACACCTACTCGTACGCGACCTTGGGAGAGCTGGTTGCGTGGATCATCGGCTGGGACCTGGTGCTGGAGTACGCCGCCGGCGCGGCCACCGTCGGCGTGGGGTGGTCGGGCCACTTCGTCAGCCTGCTCAACGACTTCGGGATCACGTTGCCCGCGACCCTGACCAATTCGCCGACGGCGTGGTGCACGGCGGCCAACGTCCGCGACGCCGTGGCCGGCTGCGCGCACGCGGGGCTCAACCTGACGGGCGCCATCGTGAACGCGCCGGCGGTGTTCGTCGTGGCCGTGATGTCGACCATCCTGGTGATCGGCATCAAGGAGTCGGCGACCGTCAACAACTTCATCGTGATCCTGAAGCTGTCCATCATCCTGGTGATCTTCTTCGTCGGCCTGGCGCACTTCCACCCCGCGAACCTCAAGCCCTTCGTGCCGCCGAACACCGGTGACTGGGGCACCTACGGCCCGTCCGGGGTCCTGCGCGGCGCGGGTCTGGTGTTCTTCGCCTACATCGGGTTCGACGCGGTCTCGACGGCGGCCCAGGAGGCGCGGAATCCCCAGCGGGACATGCCGATCGGCATCCTGGGCTCGCTGGCGATCTGCACCCTGCTGTACGTCATCGTCTCGGCGGTGCTGGTGGGCATGGTGCCCTACAAGGACCTCAACGTCGCGGCCCCGATGGCGCTCGCGATGCAGCGCATCGGCGCGCCGGAGATCCTCCGCGTGCTCGTGGACGTGGGAGCGGTGCTGGGGCTGGGTTCGGTGATCCTGGTGATGCTCCTGGGCCAGTCGCGCGTGTTCTACTCGATGTCGCGCGACGGCCTGCTGGGCAGGTGGGCGGCGTCGGTGCACCCGAAGTTCCGCACGCCGTACCTCTCCACGATCTTCACCGGGATCGCCGTGGCGATCGCCACCGGGATGCTGCCCCTCCAGCTCCTGGGCCAGCTGGTGAACATCGGGACGCTGCTCGCCTTCGTGCTGGTCTCGATCGGCGTGCTGATTCTGCGCCGGACGCGGCCGGACCTCGCCCGTCCTTTTAGGACGCCGTGGGTGCCGTTCGTGCCGATCATGGGCGTCGTATGCTGCGCCGGCCTGATGGCCACGCTCCCGCTGGACACCTGGATCCGGCTGGTGGTGTGGCTGCTGATCGGCTTCGGGATCTACTTCGGCTACAGCCGGCGGCACAGCGTGCTGCAGCGGGAGATGGCGGCCGGGATCGCGCAG includes:
- a CDS encoding amino acid permease, encoding MNLWATKSITALRAEADAVGERTLKRALGPLNLITLGIGAIIGAGIFVLTGQAAALYAGPAVPISMILVGIACAFAGLCYAEMASAVPVAGSAYTYSYATLGELVAWIIGWDLVLEYAAGAATVGVGWSGHFVSLLNDFGITLPATLTNSPTAWCTAANVRDAVAGCAHAGLNLTGAIVNAPAVFVVAVMSTILVIGIKESATVNNFIVILKLSIILVIFFVGLAHFHPANLKPFVPPNTGDWGTYGPSGVLRGAGLVFFAYIGFDAVSTAAQEARNPQRDMPIGILGSLAICTLLYVIVSAVLVGMVPYKDLNVAAPMALAMQRIGAPEILRVLVDVGAVLGLGSVILVMLLGQSRVFYSMSRDGLLGRWAASVHPKFRTPYLSTIFTGIAVAIATGMLPLQLLGQLVNIGTLLAFVLVSIGVLILRRTRPDLARPFRTPWVPFVPIMGVVCCAGLMATLPLDTWIRLVVWLLIGFGIYFGYSRRHSVLQREMAAGIAQLK